A stretch of the Hippocampus zosterae strain Florida chromosome 18, ASM2543408v3, whole genome shotgun sequence genome encodes the following:
- the rhof gene encoding rho-related GTP-binding protein RhoF isoform X1 — protein MVLNEGVARSCETLFFTSRMTQNKDAGGCNGSGGEGEELKIVIVGDGGCGKTSLLMVYAKDYFPEKYAPTVFEKYTTSVVLRGKEVKLTVCDTAGQEDYDRLRPLSYQQAHLILVCFDVTNPTSFDNVTIKWHPEVKHFCQEVPVILIGCKTDLRKDKECTRRLKAVNQAPVTYTQDAGPGRPAADERRALPGMFGQVPGERGRRVQGGHQEGFGLPPQAKPLQTQEELCPPMTAAHFGCSDVVLS, from the exons atggttttgaatGAGGGAGTAGCCAGGTCCTGTGagactcttttttttacaagcagAATGACACAAAATAAAGATGCCGGCGGTTGTAACGGCAGCGGCGGGGAGGGCGAGGAACTCAAGATAGTCATTGTGGGAGATGGAGGCTGTGGGAAAACTTCTCTTCTCATGGTGTATGCCAAAGATTACTTTCCGGAG AAATATGCTCCCAcggtgtttgaaaaatataccACCTCTGTGGTCCTTCGAGGAAAAGAAGTGAAGCTCACCGTGTGTGACACAGCAG GCCAGGAGGACTACGACCGTCTGCGACCGCTTTCGTACCAGCAGGCCCATCTCATTCTGGTCTGCTTTGACGTGACCAACCCCACCAGTTTTGACAATGTGACCATCAAG TGGCACCCGGAGGTGAAGCACTTCTGTCAAGAAGTCCCGGTCATCCTGATTGGCTGCAAGACTGACCTCAGGAAGGACAAAGAGTGCACCAGGAGGCTGAAGGCCGTCAACCAGGCTCCCGTAACGTACACGCAG GACGCAGGGCCTGGCCGCCCAGCAGCGGATGAACGCCGAGCTCTACCTGGAATGTTCGGCCAAGTACCAGGAGAACGTGGACGACGTGTTCAGGGAGGCCACCAAGAAGGCTTTGGCCTTCCGCCGCAAGCAAAACCACTACAAACGCAAGAGGAATTGTGCCCTCCTATGACCGCGGCACATTTTGGTTGCTCGGACGTGGTTTTGTCTTAA
- the rhof gene encoding rho-related GTP-binding protein RhoF isoform X3, translating into MTQNKDAGGCNGSGGEGEELKIVIVGDGGCGKTSLLMVYAKDYFPEKYAPTVFEKYTTSVVLRGKEVKLTVCDTAGQEDYDRLRPLSYQQAHLILVCFDVTNPTSFDNVTIKWHPEVKHFCQEVPVILIGCKTDLRKDKECTRRLKAVNQAPVTYTQDAGPGRPAADERRALPGMFGQVPGERGRRVQGGHQEGFGLPPQAKPLQTQEELCPPMTAAHFGCSDVVLS; encoded by the exons ATGACACAAAATAAAGATGCCGGCGGTTGTAACGGCAGCGGCGGGGAGGGCGAGGAACTCAAGATAGTCATTGTGGGAGATGGAGGCTGTGGGAAAACTTCTCTTCTCATGGTGTATGCCAAAGATTACTTTCCGGAG AAATATGCTCCCAcggtgtttgaaaaatataccACCTCTGTGGTCCTTCGAGGAAAAGAAGTGAAGCTCACCGTGTGTGACACAGCAG GCCAGGAGGACTACGACCGTCTGCGACCGCTTTCGTACCAGCAGGCCCATCTCATTCTGGTCTGCTTTGACGTGACCAACCCCACCAGTTTTGACAATGTGACCATCAAG TGGCACCCGGAGGTGAAGCACTTCTGTCAAGAAGTCCCGGTCATCCTGATTGGCTGCAAGACTGACCTCAGGAAGGACAAAGAGTGCACCAGGAGGCTGAAGGCCGTCAACCAGGCTCCCGTAACGTACACGCAG GACGCAGGGCCTGGCCGCCCAGCAGCGGATGAACGCCGAGCTCTACCTGGAATGTTCGGCCAAGTACCAGGAGAACGTGGACGACGTGTTCAGGGAGGCCACCAAGAAGGCTTTGGCCTTCCGCCGCAAGCAAAACCACTACAAACGCAAGAGGAATTGTGCCCTCCTATGACCGCGGCACATTTTGGTTGCTCGGACGTGGTTTTGTCTTAA
- the rhof gene encoding rho-related GTP-binding protein RhoF isoform X2: MVLNEGVARSCETLFFTSRMTQNKDAGGCNGSGGEGEELKIVIVGDGGCGKTSLLMVYAKDYFPEKYAPTVFEKYTTSVVLRGKEVKLTVCDTAGQEDYDRLRPLSYQQAHLILVCFDVTNPTSFDNVTIKWHPEVKHFCQEVPVILIGCKTDLRKDKECTRRLKAVNQAPVTYTQGLAAQQRMNAELYLECSAKYQENVDDVFREATKKALAFRRKQNHYKRKRNCALL; the protein is encoded by the exons atggttttgaatGAGGGAGTAGCCAGGTCCTGTGagactcttttttttacaagcagAATGACACAAAATAAAGATGCCGGCGGTTGTAACGGCAGCGGCGGGGAGGGCGAGGAACTCAAGATAGTCATTGTGGGAGATGGAGGCTGTGGGAAAACTTCTCTTCTCATGGTGTATGCCAAAGATTACTTTCCGGAG AAATATGCTCCCAcggtgtttgaaaaatataccACCTCTGTGGTCCTTCGAGGAAAAGAAGTGAAGCTCACCGTGTGTGACACAGCAG GCCAGGAGGACTACGACCGTCTGCGACCGCTTTCGTACCAGCAGGCCCATCTCATTCTGGTCTGCTTTGACGTGACCAACCCCACCAGTTTTGACAATGTGACCATCAAG TGGCACCCGGAGGTGAAGCACTTCTGTCAAGAAGTCCCGGTCATCCTGATTGGCTGCAAGACTGACCTCAGGAAGGACAAAGAGTGCACCAGGAGGCTGAAGGCCGTCAACCAGGCTCCCGTAACGTACACGCAG GGCCTGGCCGCCCAGCAGCGGATGAACGCCGAGCTCTACCTGGAATGTTCGGCCAAGTACCAGGAGAACGTGGACGACGTGTTCAGGGAGGCCACCAAGAAGGCTTTGGCCTTCCGCCGCAAGCAAAACCACTACAAACGCAAGAGGAATTGTGCCCTCCTATGA